The segment TTAAGGTGGATTATTATGGAACCCCGACGCCATTGAGTCAGGTGGCGGCTCTCGGAGTTCCGGACAGCAGTACCATCACGGTACAACCCTGGGACGCCTCCATTCTTAAGGATATCGATAAGGCGCTACAGGCATCTGATTTGGGGATCACCCCGAATAATGACGGTAAACAGATCCGACTGAAAATCCCTCCTCTTACCCAGGAGAGGCGTCAACAGTTGGCAAAGGTCGTTAAAAAGTGTGCGGAAGAAGGCCGGGTGGCGATTAGAAACATTCGCCGTGAGTTTAATGACAAGGTCAAGGCCAGTGAGAAAAGCCACGAAATTTCTGAAGATGACGGCCACAAACTCATAGATAAAATGCAGAAGATCACTGACGAACAGATCAAGCTGGTGGATAAAAAAGCACAGGAAAAGGAAAAGGATATACTGGAAGTTTGAGCCCCTCCTGACTTGTTTCCAGTCAACTTCCATTGCAGAAATTCCTGAAACCCGTACTTCCTTCCCCCTTCGGCGAATTTTTAGGAGAGGTTTCCTTGGTTGATCCAAAATTACAGGCACAGATTGATGACAGTCGCTTGCCACGTCACGTTGCCATCATCATGGATGGGAACGGGCGCTGGGCTAAGAAAAATTTCCGGCCCCGCATCGAGGGTCACCGGGAAGGTGTCAAGGCGGTGGATCGTGTTGTCAGCCAATGCCGCAACCTGAATATCGAAGCTCTCACCTTGTATGCCTTTTCGGATGAAAACTGGAATCGGCCGCCTGTAGAAATCAACGCTCTCATGAAAATTCTGGATTATTTTCTAAAGAAAGAGCTCATGCGGATGCAAAAGGAAAATATCCGCTTCAATACCATCGGACGGATAGAAGACCTTCCTGATGAGATTCAAAAGATCGTCCGCAACGCCGAGGAAGTTACCAGAGAAAATGACGGAATGGTGCTGAGCCTGGCTTTAAGCTACGGCGGGCGGCAGGAAATTCTTGATGCGGTTAAGAAAATTGCTGAAAAAGTGAAATCGGGGTGCCTGAGTATTGAGGAAATAGATTCCCCCTTGTTTGCAAGCTTTCTATCTTCCCATCCGCTTCCCGACCCCGACTTGCTGATCCGTACCAGCGGAGAGCTCAGGGTCAGCAATTTTCTTTTGTACCAGATTGCGTATACAGAACTTCACTACACGCCGGTGTTGTGGCCGGACTTTTCCGAAGACGATTTGCTCAAGGCGCTTATCGACTTTCAAAAACGGGAAAGAAGGTTCGGCCTGACCCAGGAGCAAATCGTTAAAGCCTGACGGTTTTTATCTGAAAATGATTCCTGTTCTTCAATTTACCCTAAGGTTACAATGACAAAGGAATCCTTTGGCTTCACCGCTGAATGGGGAAACGTAGAAACTTCTTCTGGCTCACTTCCGGCCATTTTATTTTTCGGGATTATTATGAGGGTTGGCTCTTGACGCGTGTAATAAGCGGAGTCCTCGCGATTCCCATTGTTTTGGGCATTGTTCTCTACGGATCGGGGTGGCTCTTTTTTGCCCTGATTGCAGGGGTTGTGTTGACAGGGATCCATGAATTTTTTTCCATGACCGACCGGGTCGGGGTCGAAGGGTATCCGGTGGTCGCCGCCCTGTTGAGTCTTCTTCTGCTCCTCAGCTTCAAACAGGAAGGCCGCTATCTTCTGGAATGGGGAGTCATCAGTTTTCTCGCCCTGTTCATTGCCTGGGGAATCAAGGATAAAAATATCAAAGTCGCTGTGGATCAAATCGCGTACACACTTCTGGGAATCCTGTATGTTGCGGGGCTTTCAGGCTATTTCATCTTGATTCAAGGCCTTGAAGACGGCAAGCACTGGATCGTATTTTTGTTCCTGATCACCTGGCTCGGAGACAGCGCCGCGTATTATGGAGGCCGAAAATTCGGCCACCGGCTCCTGGCACCTGAAATCAGCCCTGGAAAAACAATTGAAGGCGCGTTGTTTGGTCTGGCGGGCAGTTTCGCAGGCGGCATCATAGCCAAGTTAACTTTTTTGTCAGGGGTGTCTGTAGTGCACTGTTTGCTTGCGGCGGTTATTTGCGGTATTATCGGACAACTCGGGGATTTAGCCGAGTCGATATTAAAACGCTACACCGGAGTCAAGGATTCCGGCAAGTTGATGCCGGGGCATGGCGGCGTTTTGGATCGCATTGACAGTTTGTTGTTTGCAGGCCCGGCATTTTATCTTTATTATCGACTGGTTTTCTAAGAGATCCCTTCTCTGCCGGGTTTCGTGGTGCTCAACAGACATTTTTTAAGGCTGATACCCGGATCACTTCTCATTCAAAAAAAACTATGAAAAAAATATCCCTATTGGGGTCCACCGGGTCGATTGGCGTCAACACTCTGGATGTGATCGCACGCAACCCGGAGCGTTTTGAAGTCTGCTGTCTTTCAGCGGGGAGCAATGTGGATTTGTTGGCCGAGCAGGTGCGAAATTTCAAGCCCCAGGTCGTGGCCCTTTTTGATGCGTCCAAAGAAAAGTTGCTGAGAGAAAAGCTCGCCGGTCTGGATGTGGAGATTTTCACAGGTGAGGAGGCGTCGATAAAAGCCGCAACCTATCCGGACTCTGATCTGGTGGTTTCGGGGATGGTTGGAAGCGCTGGTCTGGTTCCAGCTCTTTCCGCCATCGAAGCGGGAAAAAATCTGGCCCTGGCCAACAAGGAGACTCTGGTGGTGGCCGGCGAACTGGTTTTAAAAGCCGCCAAAGATAAAGTTTCCATCATTCCCATCGACAGTGAGCACA is part of the Nitrospinota bacterium genome and harbors:
- the frr gene encoding ribosome recycling factor translates to MENFLNECQDKMGYSLEHLCAELGKIRTGQASLAILEGIKVDYYGTPTPLSQVAALGVPDSSTITVQPWDASILKDIDKALQASDLGITPNNDGKQIRLKIPPLTQERRQQLAKVVKKCAEEGRVAIRNIRREFNDKVKASEKSHEISEDDGHKLIDKMQKITDEQIKLVDKKAQEKEKDILEV
- a CDS encoding isoprenyl transferase yields the protein MVDPKLQAQIDDSRLPRHVAIIMDGNGRWAKKNFRPRIEGHREGVKAVDRVVSQCRNLNIEALTLYAFSDENWNRPPVEINALMKILDYFLKKELMRMQKENIRFNTIGRIEDLPDEIQKIVRNAEEVTRENDGMVLSLALSYGGRQEILDAVKKIAEKVKSGCLSIEEIDSPLFASFLSSHPLPDPDLLIRTSGELRVSNFLLYQIAYTELHYTPVLWPDFSEDDLLKALIDFQKRERRFGLTQEQIVKA
- a CDS encoding phosphatidate cytidylyltransferase, producing the protein MTRVISGVLAIPIVLGIVLYGSGWLFFALIAGVVLTGIHEFFSMTDRVGVEGYPVVAALLSLLLLLSFKQEGRYLLEWGVISFLALFIAWGIKDKNIKVAVDQIAYTLLGILYVAGLSGYFILIQGLEDGKHWIVFLFLITWLGDSAAYYGGRKFGHRLLAPEISPGKTIEGALFGLAGSFAGGIIAKLTFLSGVSVVHCLLAAVICGIIGQLGDLAESILKRYTGVKDSGKLMPGHGGVLDRIDSLLFAGPAFYLYYRLVF